A stretch of the bacterium genome encodes the following:
- a CDS encoding sodium-dependent transporter, which yields MRSKWDSRQAFVLAAIGSAVGLGNVWRFPYICFKYGGGAFLIPYLVALLTAGIPLMILEFAIGHKMEASAPLSFAKIGKNKEWVGWLAITVGFGVVSYYAVIMGWCWNYFVYSFKLSWGKATEDFFMNKFLSASNGPLNLGSVKPYIMLGVLMTWIWTIGSIWRGVKTVGKVVYVTVVLPWLILFVFVIRGLTLPGAIEGLRYYLTPDFSALRNIEVWRNAYAQVFFSLSIGFGIMIAYASHLPKKADIINNAFIVSLADAGTAFFAGFAVFATLGYYSGMQNLPVQEVVKSPIPLAFIVYPTIINLLPFVNKIFGALFFLMLLTLGIDSAFSMVEACADGLMDKWKMKKRYKINVLLSIIGLTSGIIYTTQAGLFWVDIVDYFVSNFGLIIVAFIECIVLGYLFKLSVLRDHSNSISEIKVGKWWYLCIRFITPIALILLLGWEIWERLRSAYGGYPRIAELLGGWLLLVMFLVISLVLMKIRIKD from the coding sequence AAGACAGGCATTCGTTCTTGCGGCTATTGGGTCAGCAGTCGGGTTAGGTAATGTATGGCGGTTTCCATATATATGTTTCAAGTACGGCGGAGGGGCATTTCTTATTCCTTATTTGGTAGCACTGCTTACAGCTGGTATTCCATTGATGATACTTGAGTTTGCAATTGGACATAAAATGGAGGCTAGTGCTCCGCTATCTTTTGCAAAGATAGGTAAAAACAAGGAATGGGTGGGATGGCTTGCTATTACTGTTGGATTTGGAGTTGTCTCTTATTATGCTGTGATAATGGGATGGTGCTGGAATTACTTTGTTTACTCATTTAAACTATCATGGGGTAAAGCTACAGAAGACTTCTTTATGAATAAATTCTTATCTGCTTCAAACGGCCCACTTAATCTTGGTAGTGTTAAGCCATATATCATGCTTGGAGTACTCATGACTTGGATATGGACTATTGGAAGTATATGGAGAGGAGTGAAGACAGTTGGTAAAGTTGTATATGTGACTGTTGTCCTTCCCTGGCTAATTTTATTTGTTTTTGTTATTAGGGGATTAACTCTTCCAGGTGCTATTGAAGGGTTACGCTACTACTTGACACCAGATTTTAGTGCCCTTCGTAACATTGAAGTCTGGCGTAATGCGTATGCACAGGTGTTCTTCTCATTAAGTATAGGGTTTGGTATAATGATTGCTTATGCTAGCCATCTACCAAAAAAAGCTGATATTATTAACAATGCATTTATAGTATCACTTGCAGATGCGGGGACGGCATTTTTTGCAGGGTTTGCAGTGTTCGCTACACTCGGGTATTACTCAGGGATGCAAAATTTGCCTGTCCAGGAAGTTGTGAAATCACCTATTCCATTAGCTTTTATTGTATATCCTACAATTATTAACCTTTTGCCTTTTGTAAATAAAATTTTTGGTGCACTGTTCTTTTTGATGTTGTTAACTTTAGGGATTGACTCTGCATTTTCTATGGTGGAGGCATGTGCTGATGGGCTTATGGATAAATGGAAAATGAAGAAGCGGTATAAAATAAATGTTTTATTAAGTATAATAGGACTTACTAGTGGTATTATTTATACAACACAAGCCGGACTATTTTGGGTTGATATAGTGGATTATTTTGTGTCTAATTTTGGATTAATTATTGTTGCATTTATTGAATGCATTGTCTTAGGATATTTGTTTAAATTGAGTGTTTTAAGAGACCATAGTAATAGTATCTCTGAAATTAAAGTAGGTAAGTGGTGGTATTTATGTATAAGATTTATTACTCCAATTGCTTTAATTTTACTTTTGGGCTGGGAGATATGGGAGAGATTGAGGTCAGCATACGGTGGATATCCTCGGATAGCTGAATTATTGGGTGGTTGGCTATTACTTGTTATGTTTTTGGTCATTTCATTAGTTTTAATGAAGATAAGAATAAAAGATTGA